The nucleotide window ttatacaaaaaattttcaattatattttgaaaaaaaaaaaataattaaattataccatctagagacgccatcaattccgcggaGGTCTCCCAGTAGTAATAGCAGAAGCCTAGAAGATTTTGCCGCgtaaaacaagagtcgttctgaCACATCTAAGATCAGGAcggagcaacaggcttaatgcaTTTTGGTCCCAaatagaccgtgccgtcctcAACTTATGCCCAACATGCGTTCAGGGTCCTCATGACTAGCTCCACATATTCAACTGTTCAGGCAATCCTACTTCACTAGGTCTTGCGGATGTATGGAGTCATCCAGTCGAATTGAATTGTAGCAAAAAGGATTATTGGGATAGTATTAaggaattttaaaatgaaaatgttttcaataacgCTGACGAGATTTCTACTATAAAAAACAATGAATCTTGCCTtgatattttcgtttttgtaCCACTTGCTTATGAATGCCGGGCTACTTAGAATAAGATGGTGAGTCGTTAATATTTGTGTGTACATGAGGATACTGTCGGCAGTTCTGCAGAGGTACTTTCAACAGGGTAAGATCTTCTGCAAGACGGTGAGATTGATATTTTCTACGATTTCAAAATGAGAAGATAGCTCCATGCAATATACTGATAGCAATACCATCCCAATACGCAGTGCTTATAGGAATGAAAAGTAGAATGAAATTACTGTCTCTTCATTTATGTTATTGTCCTGCGATGGAAAGTAACGTCTACATTTTATCAACAATTTTGGgtgccaaaaaaaactttaaatgggAGGTAGGaagatgtttttgataaaaaaatttcgcCGGTCCATATTTTATGGAGTTATGGGCCTCTGAAGCTGAAATAAGAATTTTATCATATCTTTGATATGTATTTGTTAGCTTGAAAGCTTTTGGAATAGCTTTGAATGGGATCCCAAATTATCAAAACATTTGGTTAGACCCAATAccggattttaaatttttgacgatttttttaatgtattttatttcataaattaccGTAACAATGGTAAGtattaatatacaaaaagtTGTAGTTGAGATATCGGCATACAAAGACAGGCTtcgcataaaatatttttcttaatagcAGGTTTGATTTGTTCGTAAAAAGTTCGCAtcacaatatcaaaaaattgtataaaaataataatctgTCCATAGatatgaacaaaattttcaaacatcaATTATTTCAATTTCTCAAGTACGAAACCATTTGAATCCTAAATAAATACAATGATTACCACGTTTTTAcacagaatttattcacaaaaatcaattatttcaatTCCTCAAATACGAAACCtcgaatacaaaaataaaacaacaaactttCAGCAAATATTCCATAAATATCCAAAACTCTCAATAAAAAATGCGGCAATCTAGATACTATACAATCACTTTCCTATCTGGCAACATTCAAACACCTCCAAAAAAAAGGTCAACACCACTAGTTACAGACACAAATAAATGGAAATCACCACAAGACCAATATGTGGTTTAAATTGGCACAAGTCAACACCACAAGCGTAAGTGCTGGATGAGCTAAAAAAGGCAATTATGAATTACTtgtaaaagtaaagtaaaaaaagggggaaattgcaaaaaaaaaaaatgttatttattaatccggaatatatttttttcacgaaGAAGACTATCTAAATCCAAACAAATAAAACGGGAAGAGTTTAAcaataaaacacacaaaaagCGAGCAAACACAAACTGCCAATAATAAATCATTTGGTTCCAAAGTGAGTTTTAGGTAGAAATGAGCACCACAAAACAACGAACAAACGAATGAATGTCTATGATGTGGCGCGCGCGGCATTTGCAGGAGATGGAGCAGCTAAACACATATtcgcaaaaaaacaaacatacactGACACATGCCTCCATATacagaacacaaaaaacacatTTAGAAAATATCACGAGAAGcacacacaaaaataaacacacTTATACGCGGAAGCAGCAGCGGCTGAAAaaccccaaaaatatataaaataacatcagaaactaagaaaaaaaaagtaagcgTCAATGTGGATCACTTAAAAacagagaaaataataaaaaacaaaaaaaaaacttgtataaaaaaacaagaggAGGTTGAACATGAAAACCAAAGCAACGCGCTCCATTTTAGCCTGCGTCAATGTGGCTAAAGTGGTCGCGCGCATTTTTTCTTACGACTACgtgttttttctgttttttttatgaaaatcatgttttaaattagaaaaacttacattttttaatacgGTTGACCACCACTCAAATTTCttcttaattttgttgttttcaattaatGGTTATCTTGTTGTTTTCGTAAATGACCggttttacatacaaaatttgttgtttgtttttaagtaaatgtttttccagtagttttttttttaaacagttaagttatttattaaatattattttatttaattctatattgtcaaatagaaataaaaaatattcctttTGTTGTATTGTATTCCAAGCACACTTTACACTTTTTTcttcgtatttttttaattttttttattatttgcttgtgtttgttgttcttCTTCTGGTTAATAATGCTTGATTATTACGTTCTTCATTATTTGGTTGTTTCTCATTTCTCCTGTTTCTTAACACACATATACACAAGCTCTCACACACACTAACAAATCTCTACATAACTACTGCGGCATCGTTtgggaaaaaatgttttccttGAATTGTTCACTTGAAATTTTCGGCATTAAAACACTTTCACTTCATTAGATTTTTAGGTATTTTGATAGTTTCTGGTCGCATTTACATTTTACAATAGATCTTAGTAATTTTACATTAagttaaatgtaataaattgtAGTTTTTCTTAAGCGAGACGTGAAAAcgaaattttttcagaaaaatccGAAAGCACACGAACACTATTGTTTCGAATTGCCAATTGTGTGCATTAGGTAACACACGGTTGTATTTTGGCTACCCCACAAACACAGAGTCGTTATAGGTGTGATGCTAAAAATTGGTAACGCGATTGTTTGTTAAAGCTACCACATGgtttaacattaaaatatatatttttatgaaccACCCTGTGATTTGGTAATTTGTATAACCAGCTGATTGTAATAacgtaaatagaaaatatatcgtaaataaatagaaaaagcgGTCGTATTGTTTTAATAAAGCAAACTAGTTTGTTGCAACAATAATAACACCACCCCAATAGTATATAAAAGTTCATAATGGCACCACAACAGGTAAAATTACCAGATGAAGATCTTGATTGGATTCAAATGCGCCAGGAATCGGGCCCAGTGTTTCCCGAGACGACCAAAGAAAAGATGATGCGCAAAATTAAGGAAAATCCCTTAGTACCCATTGGTAAGTCGTATTTCACAATTATATAAGATAAATACAAAGTAATTGCAACAATTAATTGCTATTGCgtgtttatatttctttaatgtACAGGTTGTCTTGCCACCGCCAGTGCACTGGGTTTTGGTCTCTACAACTTCCGTTCGGGCAATCGCCAAATGTCACAGATGATGATGAGAGCGCGTATATTAGCGCAAGGTTTCACAGTGGCCGCTTTAGTTGCCGGTGTTATGATGACGTACGGCAAGAAAGAATAATGTTGAGTTGAGACATTCCCAAAGGCTGGATCCTCTCAAATTATTAACTTTTACTAGCTTTACAAAGGTTAATACGATTTTTGAAcgcaatttattgttttatttttagtataTTTAAGATTTGCAAAAAAGGTATTGctataataaacgaaataaatgttttgtgatACAATTACGCTGAATTATAgtatatattccaaaaaattttaagatttgcCAATGTTTTTAATGATGAGATCATATTCAACAATTATGTCATGTACGCTATTTGAATACATACATTCTAAAACTAAAGGGTAACAAGCATGTTTGAAATAATAACTTTTCTAAATATGTTAACCATAGGTGAAGTACAAGAATCTCTTCTGCAGTTAAACTAGCGTTTATCATTGAATTCCGGATCCGTCGCGGGACGGTCACAATCATAAATCCCGTTTTTTAATATCATCTAATATTTGACGTCAAGTAATTAAAGGTATTTACCGACGCCAATATTAGCAAAAATTGTATTAGATTTACAAAAATACAGCAGGGTGATTAAACTGCAGGACATCATTTTGGAATAAGGCCGAAATCTATGGTAATGA belongs to Calliphora vicina chromosome 4, idCalVici1.1, whole genome shotgun sequence and includes:
- the LOC135957197 gene encoding HIG1 domain family member 2A, mitochondrial, producing the protein MAPQQVKLPDEDLDWIQMRQESGPVFPETTKEKMMRKIKENPLVPIGCLATASALGFGLYNFRSGNRQMSQMMMRARILAQGFTVAALVAGVMMTYGKKE